A single genomic interval of Microbacterium sp. BLY harbors:
- a CDS encoding DNA repair helicase XPB — MSDGPLIVQSDRTVLLEVAHADAESARHELAIFAELERAPEHIHTYRITRLGLWNARAAGHTAEDMLETLDRWSRFPVPPSVAVDLRETVNRYGRLVIERDDEGVLILRSSDPAVLAQVAHNKRIQPLLIGHPTPETFVVDAWARGQIKQELLKIGWPAEDLAGYTPGTPHEIELAEDGWTIRPYQQDAVDAFSKDGSGVVVLPCGAGKTIVGAGAMAATKTTTLILVTNTVSARQWRDELLKRTSLTPEEIGEYSGQAKEVKPVTIATYQILTAKRKGEYAHLALLDALDWGLIVYDEVHLLPAPVFKLTADLQARRRIGLTATLVREDGREGDVFSLIGPKRFDAPWKQIEAQGFISPAACFEVRVDLPPADRLEYAAATDDERYRLAASAPAKIDAVRELIAAHQGEQILVIGQYLDQLDALSQALDAPQITGSTPVEEREELYRAFREGEISLLVVSKVANFSIDLPEASVAIQVSGSFGSRQEEAQRLGRLLRPKQSGHTASFYTLVARDTIDQDYAQNRQRFLAEQGYSYTIMDAEAIAA, encoded by the coding sequence ATGTCTGATGGCCCCCTGATCGTCCAGAGCGACCGCACCGTGCTGCTCGAGGTCGCCCATGCCGACGCCGAGAGCGCCCGCCACGAGCTGGCGATCTTCGCCGAGCTGGAGCGCGCCCCCGAGCACATCCACACCTACCGGATCACGCGACTCGGCCTCTGGAACGCGCGTGCCGCCGGCCACACCGCCGAGGACATGCTGGAGACGCTCGACCGCTGGTCGCGCTTCCCCGTGCCGCCGTCCGTCGCCGTCGACCTCCGCGAGACGGTCAACCGGTACGGACGCCTGGTCATCGAGCGCGACGACGAAGGCGTGCTCATCCTCCGCTCCTCCGACCCCGCCGTGCTGGCGCAGGTCGCCCACAACAAGCGCATCCAGCCGCTGCTCATCGGACACCCGACGCCGGAGACGTTCGTCGTCGACGCGTGGGCCCGCGGCCAGATCAAGCAGGAGCTCCTGAAGATCGGCTGGCCGGCGGAGGACCTCGCCGGCTACACGCCCGGCACGCCGCACGAGATCGAGCTCGCCGAGGACGGGTGGACCATCCGTCCGTACCAGCAGGACGCGGTCGACGCCTTCTCGAAGGACGGCTCCGGGGTGGTCGTTCTCCCCTGCGGCGCGGGGAAGACCATCGTCGGCGCCGGGGCCATGGCCGCCACAAAGACCACGACCCTGATCCTCGTGACCAACACCGTCTCGGCCCGCCAATGGCGGGACGAGCTGCTCAAGCGGACGAGCCTCACACCGGAGGAGATCGGCGAGTACTCCGGGCAGGCGAAGGAAGTGAAGCCGGTCACGATCGCGACCTACCAGATCCTCACGGCGAAGCGGAAGGGCGAGTACGCCCACCTGGCGCTGCTGGACGCCCTGGACTGGGGTCTGATCGTCTACGACGAGGTGCACCTGCTGCCCGCGCCCGTGTTCAAGCTGACGGCCGACCTGCAGGCGCGCCGGCGCATCGGCCTCACCGCCACCCTGGTCCGGGAGGACGGGCGGGAAGGCGACGTCTTCAGCCTCATCGGCCCGAAGCGCTTCGACGCGCCCTGGAAGCAGATCGAGGCGCAGGGCTTCATCTCCCCCGCCGCCTGCTTCGAGGTGCGGGTCGATCTGCCCCCGGCGGACCGGCTGGAGTACGCCGCGGCGACGGACGACGAGCGGTACCGGCTGGCGGCGTCCGCCCCGGCGAAGATCGATGCCGTCCGCGAACTCATCGCCGCCCACCAGGGTGAGCAGATCCTCGTGATCGGCCAGTACCTCGATCAGCTCGACGCGCTCTCCCAGGCGCTCGACGCCCCGCAGATCACCGGCTCCACTCCGGTCGAGGAGCGGGAGGAGCTCTACCGGGCGTTCCGGGAGGGCGAGATCTCGCTGCTCGTCGTGTCGAAGGTCGCGAACTTCTCGATCGACCTCCCGGAGGCGTCCGTCGCCATCCAGGTGTCGGGCTCGTTCGGCTCGCGCCAGGAGGAGGCGCAGCGCCTCGGGCGTCTGCTGCGCCCCAAGCAGTCGGGGCACACCGCGAGCTTCTACACGCTCGTGGCACGCGACACGATCGACCAGGACTACGCGCAGAACCGGCAGCGGTTCCTCGCGGAGCAGGGCTACAGCTACACGATCATGGACGCCGAGGCGATCGCCGCCTGA
- a CDS encoding DUF3263 domain-containing protein, producing MSADALTERDRAILALEAAWPRHGGMKEEVIRARLGMSAARYYQLLGRLIDSEAALEFDPMLVRRLRRLRDSRGARRAARIPGFTG from the coding sequence ATGTCCGCAGATGCCCTCACGGAGCGCGACCGCGCGATCCTCGCCCTGGAGGCCGCCTGGCCGCGCCACGGCGGGATGAAGGAGGAGGTCATCCGGGCCCGCCTCGGCATGAGCGCGGCCCGCTACTACCAGCTCCTCGGCCGGCTGATCGACTCCGAGGCGGCCCTCGAGTTCGACCCGATGCTGGTGCGACGGCTGCGGCGACTCCGTGACTCGCGCGGCGCCCGGCGCGCCGCGCGGATCCCCGGCTTCACCGGCTGA
- the msrB gene encoding peptide-methionine (R)-S-oxide reductase MsrB, translating into MPYSVEKTEDEWRKELGEEQYAVLRQAATERAWTGELLDEERAGLYTCGACGAELFKSGTKFDSGCGWPSFYESVRPDAVELLEDDSLGMVRTEVRCATCGSHLGHVFPDGFGTPTGDRYCMNSIALNFTPDES; encoded by the coding sequence ATGCCCTACAGCGTGGAAAAGACCGAAGACGAATGGCGCAAAGAGCTCGGTGAAGAGCAGTACGCCGTGTTGCGCCAGGCCGCGACCGAACGCGCCTGGACCGGCGAGCTGCTCGACGAGGAGCGTGCCGGACTCTACACCTGCGGTGCCTGCGGCGCCGAACTGTTCAAGAGCGGCACCAAGTTCGACTCCGGATGCGGGTGGCCGAGCTTCTACGAATCGGTCCGTCCGGACGCCGTGGAGCTGCTCGAGGACGACAGTCTCGGCATGGTCCGCACGGAGGTGCGCTGCGCGACCTGCGGCTCGCACCTCGGTCACGTCTTCCCCGACGGTTTCGGCACCCCCACCGGTGACCGGTACTGCATGAACTCGATCGCACTGAACTTCACGCCCGACGAGTCGTGA
- the groL gene encoding chaperonin GroEL (60 kDa chaperone family; promotes refolding of misfolded polypeptides especially under stressful conditions; forms two stacked rings of heptamers to form a barrel-shaped 14mer; ends can be capped by GroES; misfolded proteins enter the barrel where they are refolded when GroES binds), whose translation MAKIIAFDEEARRGLERGLNILADAVKVTLGPRGRNVVLEKKWGAPTITNDGVSIAKEIELDDPYEKIGAELVKEVAKKTDDVAGDGTTTATVLAQALVREGLRNVAAGADPISLKRGIEKAVAAITEELLSTAKEIDSKEQIAATASISAADPAIGELIAEAIDKVGKEGVVTVEESQTFGTELELTEGMRFDKGYLNPYFVTDPERQEAVFEDPYILIANQKVSNIKDLLPIVDKVIQDGKELVIIAEDVEGEALATLVLNKLKGIFKSVAVKAPGFGDRRKAQLQDIAILTGGQVITEEVGLKLENATLDLLGRARKVIVTKDETTIVEGAGEADQIEGRVTQIRREIENTDSDYDREKLQERLAKLAGGVAVIKAGAATEVELKERKHRIEDAVRNAKAAVEEGIVPGGGVALIQSGTKALDALSLEGDEATGANIVRVAIEAPLKQIALNAGLEPGVVANKVSELPAGQGLNAASGEYGDMFAQGIIDPAKVTRSALQNAASIAGLFLTTEAVVADKPEKAAAPAGDPTGGMDF comes from the coding sequence ATGGCAAAGATCATCGCCTTCGATGAGGAGGCCCGCCGCGGCCTCGAGCGTGGCCTCAACATCCTCGCCGACGCGGTCAAGGTGACCCTCGGCCCGCGTGGTCGCAACGTCGTGCTCGAGAAGAAGTGGGGCGCCCCCACGATCACGAACGACGGTGTCTCCATCGCCAAGGAGATCGAGCTGGACGACCCGTACGAGAAGATCGGTGCGGAGCTCGTCAAGGAGGTCGCGAAGAAGACCGACGACGTCGCCGGTGACGGCACGACGACCGCCACGGTGCTCGCCCAGGCCCTGGTCCGCGAGGGGCTGCGCAACGTCGCGGCCGGCGCCGACCCCATCTCGCTCAAGCGCGGCATCGAGAAGGCCGTCGCCGCGATCACCGAGGAGCTGCTGAGCACGGCGAAGGAGATCGACTCCAAGGAGCAGATCGCCGCGACCGCCTCCATCTCGGCCGCCGACCCCGCGATCGGCGAGCTCATCGCCGAGGCCATCGACAAGGTCGGCAAGGAGGGTGTCGTCACCGTCGAGGAGTCGCAGACCTTCGGCACCGAGCTCGAACTCACCGAGGGCATGCGCTTCGACAAGGGCTACCTCAACCCGTACTTCGTCACGGACCCGGAGCGCCAGGAGGCCGTCTTCGAGGACCCGTACATCCTCATCGCGAACCAGAAGGTCTCGAACATCAAGGACCTCCTGCCCATCGTCGACAAGGTGATCCAGGACGGCAAGGAGCTCGTCATCATCGCCGAGGACGTCGAGGGCGAGGCTCTCGCGACCCTCGTGCTGAACAAGCTCAAGGGCATCTTCAAGTCGGTCGCCGTCAAGGCCCCCGGCTTCGGCGACCGTCGCAAGGCGCAGCTGCAGGACATCGCGATCCTCACGGGCGGTCAGGTCATCACCGAAGAGGTGGGCCTGAAGCTCGAGAACGCCACGCTCGACCTGCTGGGTCGTGCGCGCAAGGTCATCGTCACGAAGGACGAGACCACGATCGTCGAGGGTGCCGGCGAGGCCGACCAGATCGAGGGTCGCGTCACGCAGATCCGTCGCGAGATCGAGAACACCGACAGCGACTACGACCGCGAGAAGCTGCAGGAGCGTCTGGCGAAGCTCGCCGGTGGCGTGGCCGTCATCAAGGCGGGCGCTGCGACCGAGGTCGAGCTCAAGGAGCGCAAGCACCGCATCGAGGACGCCGTCCGCAACGCGAAGGCGGCCGTCGAGGAGGGCATCGTCCCCGGTGGTGGCGTCGCGCTCATCCAGTCCGGCACGAAGGCGCTCGACGCTCTCTCGCTCGAGGGCGACGAGGCGACCGGTGCGAACATCGTCCGCGTGGCGATCGAGGCTCCGCTGAAGCAGATCGCGCTGAACGCCGGTCTCGAGCCGGGTGTCGTCGCCAACAAGGTCTCCGAGCTCCCCGCGGGCCAGGGCCTCAACGCCGCCAGCGGCGAGTACGGCGACATGTTCGCACAGGGCATCATCGACCCGGCGAAGGTGACGCGCTCGGCGCTGCAGAACGCCGCGTCGATCGCCGGCCTGTTCCTGACGACCGAGGCCGTCGTCGCCGACAAGCCGGAGAAGGCCGCTGCTCCCGCGGGTGACCCTACGGGCGGCATGGACTTCTGA
- a CDS encoding DUF2332 domain-containing protein: MTDAVQERYARFAHAEAPGRSALYAEWAAGVADDEEVRGLLHRIPANRRQPPLVFAVSRLLGAPHGPYRQWRRFVLAHGDRLVLECTRRALQTNEPLRTAALLPVLSEIDGPLALLEVGASAGLCLYPDRYSYRFIDDEGALRRSLDPADGPSSVVLECAVSGELPRLRMPDVVWRAGIDLAPLDARRDEDRAWLRALVWPGEDGREERIAAALDIAAADPPLLVAGDAVAEVERLARSAPSEATLVITTPGVLVHIPRAGREELLARIAGLSARWITLDPPALLDVWEPPVAAESWPGFVVALDGRVRAAADPLGARWEWRADDPPTAT; this comes from the coding sequence ATGACGGACGCCGTGCAGGAGCGCTACGCCCGATTCGCGCACGCCGAGGCCCCGGGGCGCAGCGCCCTGTACGCCGAATGGGCGGCCGGGGTCGCAGACGACGAGGAGGTCCGCGGGCTGCTCCACCGCATCCCCGCGAACCGGCGCCAGCCGCCGCTCGTCTTCGCCGTCTCCCGTCTGCTCGGTGCGCCGCACGGGCCGTACCGGCAGTGGCGTCGCTTCGTGCTCGCCCACGGAGACCGCCTCGTCCTCGAATGCACGCGGCGCGCGCTCCAGACCAACGAGCCGCTCCGGACGGCCGCGCTGCTGCCTGTGCTGTCCGAGATCGACGGGCCGCTCGCCCTGCTGGAAGTCGGCGCCTCCGCCGGCCTCTGCCTCTATCCCGACCGCTACTCGTACCGCTTCATCGACGACGAGGGAGCCCTGCGCCGTTCCCTCGATCCCGCGGACGGCCCGTCGTCGGTGGTGCTGGAGTGCGCCGTGTCCGGCGAGCTGCCGCGGCTGCGGATGCCCGACGTCGTGTGGCGGGCGGGCATCGATCTCGCTCCGCTCGATGCCCGGCGCGACGAGGACCGTGCCTGGCTGCGGGCCCTGGTCTGGCCGGGGGAGGACGGGCGGGAGGAGCGCATCGCCGCCGCTCTCGACATCGCCGCCGCCGATCCGCCGCTGCTCGTCGCGGGCGACGCGGTCGCGGAGGTGGAGCGACTCGCCCGCTCGGCCCCGTCGGAGGCCACGCTCGTCATCACGACTCCTGGCGTGCTCGTGCACATTCCGCGGGCGGGGCGGGAGGAGCTGCTCGCCCGCATCGCCGGGCTGTCGGCGCGCTGGATCACCCTCGACCCACCGGCGCTCCTCGACGTCTGGGAGCCCCCCGTCGCCGCGGAGTCCTGGCCCGGCTTCGTGGTCGCCCTCGACGGCCGGGTGCGTGCCGCCGCCGATCCGCTCGGGGCTCGGTGGGAGTGGCGCGCGGATGATCCGCCGACGGCGACCTAA
- a CDS encoding WXG100 family type VII secretion target produces MTVFTVDTDAVHAAEAATRATIERLRTESATLMSQLRQLQGSWVGAAATAFQGCAEQWQGAQQHVELVLDGIGTSLGSVATQYAEADQFSASLFR; encoded by the coding sequence ATGACCGTCTTCACCGTCGACACCGACGCCGTCCATGCGGCGGAGGCCGCCACCCGCGCCACCATCGAGCGCCTGCGCACGGAATCCGCCACCCTCATGTCGCAGCTCCGGCAGCTGCAGGGCAGCTGGGTCGGGGCGGCCGCCACCGCATTCCAGGGGTGCGCCGAACAATGGCAGGGCGCCCAGCAGCACGTCGAGCTCGTCCTGGACGGGATCGGCACCTCGCTCGGCTCCGTGGCCACGCAGTACGCCGAGGCGGACCAGTTCTCCGCCAGCCTGTTCCGCTGA
- a CDS encoding response regulator transcription factor produces MTAARILVVDDEPNIRDLLSTGLSFAGFQVKTVANGAATISAVLEEEPDLIILDVMLPDMNGFSVTKRLRGAGFTAPILFLTAKDGTEDKIEGLNAGGDDYVTKPFSLDEIVARAQAILRRTMQADEESIIRAGELSMDQDTHDVHVGKEPIDLSPTEFKLLRYLMLNPNRVLSKAQILDHVWEYDFNGDAGIVESYISYLRRKIDPHTEESLIQTKRGFGYMLKVGKTV; encoded by the coding sequence ATGACTGCTGCGCGCATCCTGGTCGTCGACGACGAGCCCAACATCCGCGACCTGCTCTCGACGGGTCTCAGCTTCGCCGGGTTCCAGGTGAAGACGGTGGCCAACGGCGCCGCCACGATCTCGGCTGTCCTCGAGGAGGAGCCGGACCTCATCATCCTGGACGTCATGCTCCCCGACATGAACGGGTTCAGCGTGACCAAGCGCCTGCGCGGAGCGGGGTTCACGGCACCGATCCTCTTCCTCACCGCGAAGGACGGCACCGAGGACAAGATCGAAGGCCTGAACGCGGGCGGCGACGACTACGTCACCAAGCCGTTCAGCCTCGACGAGATCGTCGCCAGGGCCCAGGCCATCCTCCGCCGGACGATGCAGGCCGACGAGGAGTCGATCATCCGTGCCGGCGAGCTCTCGATGGATCAGGACACGCACGACGTGCACGTCGGCAAGGAGCCGATCGACCTGAGTCCCACCGAGTTCAAGCTCCTCCGCTACCTCATGCTCAACCCCAATCGGGTGCTGTCGAAGGCGCAGATCCTCGACCACGTGTGGGAGTACGACTTCAACGGCGACGCCGGCATCGTCGAGAGCTACATCTCCTACCTGCGGCGCAAGATCGACCCGCACACCGAGGAGTCGCTGATCCAGACGAAGCGCGGCTTCGGCTACATGCTCAAGGTCGGCAAGACGGTCTGA
- a CDS encoding CPBP family intramembrane glutamic endopeptidase, with translation MSSIEDAVAAPVSPPASSSPPLSDGAEYHRLAFLRPRPRWWKPLLTGVLGFVLYLAILLLVIVPVVVLAAVIPEWGAELPLLLRTTAYFQLDRPWLLVALVLPLILMIPALLLASRIVQGRGVGLLSSVTGRLRMGWLWRTLALAFAVFVVYFAVVLGWSAAAGDQVTPDFSHPGIPLMVILLLALIPFQAAAEEYVFRGYLMQLVGRWLRHPAFAILLPVPLFVLGHGYDVWGAASVGLFAVVAAWLTWRTGGLEAAIALHIVNNLMIFLMGSVGVVDANATSGTPVDLLGSALAMLVFAVVADRWARRRGIARTATVADVAAGTHVLPRRLHG, from the coding sequence ATGAGTTCGATCGAGGACGCCGTCGCCGCCCCCGTCTCCCCGCCCGCATCGTCGTCGCCGCCCCTCTCGGACGGGGCGGAGTACCACCGCCTGGCCTTCCTCCGCCCGCGTCCGCGGTGGTGGAAGCCGCTCCTCACGGGAGTCCTCGGCTTCGTCCTCTACCTCGCGATCCTCCTCCTCGTGATCGTGCCGGTCGTCGTCCTGGCCGCTGTCATCCCCGAGTGGGGTGCGGAGCTGCCGTTGCTGCTGCGGACGACGGCGTACTTCCAGCTGGATCGTCCGTGGCTCCTCGTGGCGCTCGTGCTGCCGCTCATCCTGATGATCCCGGCCCTGCTGCTGGCCTCGCGCATCGTGCAGGGGCGTGGCGTCGGCCTGCTGTCGTCGGTCACCGGCCGGCTGCGGATGGGCTGGCTGTGGCGGACCCTCGCTCTGGCGTTCGCCGTGTTCGTGGTGTACTTCGCCGTGGTGCTCGGCTGGTCGGCGGCGGCCGGCGACCAGGTGACGCCCGACTTCTCGCACCCGGGGATCCCGCTCATGGTGATCCTGCTGCTCGCGCTGATCCCGTTCCAGGCGGCGGCGGAGGAGTACGTCTTCCGCGGGTACCTGATGCAGCTCGTCGGCCGGTGGCTGCGGCATCCGGCGTTCGCGATCCTGCTCCCGGTCCCGCTCTTCGTCCTGGGACACGGCTACGACGTGTGGGGAGCGGCGAGCGTCGGCCTCTTCGCCGTCGTCGCCGCCTGGCTGACGTGGCGCACCGGAGGCCTGGAAGCGGCGATCGCGCTGCACATCGTCAACAACCTGATGATCTTCCTGATGGGGTCCGTCGGGGTCGTCGATGCCAACGCGACCTCGGGGACACCCGTCGACCTGCTCGGCTCCGCGCTCGCGATGCTCGTCTTCGCCGTCGTCGCCGATCGGTGGGCGCGCCGCCGGGGCATCGCCCGCACGGCAACGGTCGCCGACGTCGCCGCGGGGACCCACGTGCTGCCGCGCCGGCTCCACGGCTGA
- a CDS encoding LytR C-terminal domain-containing protein, translated as MSKPSRDRFDEVPRTTGRVGAHRAEEPGMNGWVVLLWSFVAALVLIIVGIFGALTVMGRIDLFPEAAPSAAPTPEQTGVIDTSYSVLILNASPDDGLDDQMRDTLINEGWPAASVLASDSESDDFATTTVYYVSAEDEEAATGLAGIIGGAQVQQSDYYAGQTEDGQKQLTVVIGVDRTAAAPETPAP; from the coding sequence GTGTCCAAGCCCTCCCGTGATCGTTTCGACGAGGTCCCCCGTACGACCGGACGCGTGGGAGCACACCGCGCGGAAGAGCCGGGCATGAACGGCTGGGTCGTGCTGCTGTGGTCGTTCGTCGCCGCGCTGGTGCTCATCATCGTCGGCATCTTCGGGGCGCTCACGGTCATGGGGCGGATCGACCTGTTCCCCGAGGCGGCGCCGTCCGCGGCCCCCACGCCGGAGCAGACCGGTGTCATCGACACCTCCTACTCGGTGCTGATTCTCAACGCGTCGCCGGACGACGGGCTCGACGACCAGATGCGCGACACCCTCATCAACGAGGGCTGGCCGGCCGCGAGCGTGCTCGCGAGCGACAGCGAGAGCGACGACTTCGCGACCACCACCGTCTACTACGTCAGCGCGGAGGACGAGGAGGCGGCGACCGGTCTGGCCGGGATCATCGGCGGTGCCCAGGTCCAGCAGAGCGATTACTACGCCGGGCAGACCGAGGACGGGCAGAAGCAGCTGACCGTCGTGATCGGCGTCGACCGGACGGCGGCGGCCCCGGAGACTCCCGCGCCCTGA
- a CDS encoding DMT family transporter — protein MALGGAVAIGVMTAIQARINGVLGVRVDNGIVAGFLSFAVGLAALAVVISFLPFARRGAVRLVRGIRARTIPFWMLLGGACGALTVSTQGLTAGILGVSLFTVGVVAGQTLHGLVLDRIGFGPAGVVAVTPGRVMGGVLALAAVGISLSGDVLATAPLWMLLLPFAAGVGIAWQAATNGRLAQRARSPIAATLMSFVAGTVVLALAAGTSVAVRGWPAALPTEPWLYLGGFLGAGYILLGALIVAHTGVLLMGLGSVLGQLVTSVVIDLLWPAQAGPALWQVIAMVVVAVASVIVAVPWRRRR, from the coding sequence GTGGCGCTCGGCGGAGCCGTCGCCATCGGGGTGATGACGGCGATCCAGGCGCGCATCAACGGGGTCCTCGGCGTGCGGGTGGACAACGGCATCGTCGCCGGGTTCCTCTCCTTCGCCGTCGGGCTCGCAGCGCTCGCCGTGGTCATCTCGTTCCTGCCGTTCGCGCGTCGCGGCGCGGTGCGACTCGTCCGCGGGATCCGCGCACGCACGATCCCGTTCTGGATGCTCCTCGGCGGAGCCTGCGGTGCACTCACCGTCTCCACCCAGGGGCTGACCGCCGGGATCCTCGGCGTGTCCCTCTTCACCGTGGGCGTGGTCGCGGGGCAGACCCTCCACGGCCTGGTCCTCGACCGCATCGGCTTCGGACCGGCCGGTGTCGTGGCGGTGACCCCCGGTCGGGTGATGGGCGGCGTGCTCGCGCTCGCCGCGGTCGGGATCTCGCTCTCCGGGGACGTGCTGGCGACGGCACCCCTGTGGATGCTGCTGCTGCCCTTCGCGGCGGGCGTCGGGATCGCGTGGCAGGCGGCGACGAATGGACGGCTCGCCCAGCGCGCCCGCTCGCCGATCGCGGCCACGTTGATGAGCTTCGTCGCGGGGACCGTGGTGCTCGCGCTCGCCGCCGGCACCAGCGTCGCGGTGCGGGGCTGGCCGGCCGCCCTCCCGACCGAGCCCTGGCTCTACCTCGGCGGCTTCCTCGGGGCGGGGTACATCCTGCTGGGCGCCTTGATCGTCGCGCACACGGGCGTGCTGCTGATGGGCCTGGGGTCGGTGCTCGGACAGCTCGTGACCTCGGTCGTCATCGACCTGCTATGGCCGGCGCAGGCGGGGCCGGCGCTGTGGCAGGTGATCGCGATGGTGGTCGTCGCCGTGGCGTCCGTGATCGTCGCGGTGCCGTGGCGGCGTCGGCGCTAG
- a CDS encoding cell wall metabolism sensor histidine kinase WalK — protein MAHKPDAVTAWWRRISLRAKVTGVTVAVLALGLLVAGIGTVPLLRNALVENINAQLPALVTSDLVNRYFDTTTIDGVTTYTPRDEKPRDFSFAVYDAEGALRATAPSASGRAPVFPAQYSLSDAQADEEQVLALEDADGGVYHAASAVVQQEGDPLSVQMVALPLAEADRIISQYFGIYITIALITIFVAALLTRGLVTLTFRRLGQVEQTAMSIAAGDFRQRLTDLEPTTEVGRLNAAINTMLDRVDRSLAQRDRTVQHMRRFIGDASHELRTPLVSVRGYAELYRMGAIKGEEDTARAMERIEKEAIRMGVLVEDLLALARLDEEREPQIVPLDLRPIARDAALDVRAAAPGRMISVIDRTLENMPTAPIRTPVVPITPEPAPKTRPRATLSRLRRRPRQPEQPPAIDFSEVPDIPVRTPPIVLGEENKVRQVVTNLLGNARRFSPEDSPIEIVVDSDRSAGRASISIVDHGEGVPPQIREQIFERFWRADTSRARETGGSGLGLAIVASILKALNGDIAVSETPGGGATFTVTLPLAPARSTPEHLLEDTQPLDRLDLP, from the coding sequence ATGGCGCACAAGCCCGATGCGGTCACCGCCTGGTGGCGACGCATCAGTCTGCGCGCCAAGGTCACCGGCGTCACGGTCGCCGTCCTCGCGCTCGGTCTGCTCGTCGCGGGCATCGGCACGGTGCCGCTCCTGCGCAACGCACTCGTCGAGAACATCAATGCGCAGCTTCCGGCGCTGGTGACCAGCGACCTCGTCAACCGCTACTTCGACACGACGACGATCGACGGCGTCACCACCTACACCCCGCGGGACGAGAAGCCGCGCGACTTCTCCTTCGCGGTCTACGACGCGGAGGGCGCGCTCCGCGCCACCGCGCCGAGCGCATCGGGACGGGCGCCGGTCTTCCCCGCGCAATACTCGCTGTCGGACGCCCAGGCCGACGAGGAGCAGGTGCTGGCCCTCGAGGACGCGGACGGCGGCGTCTACCACGCGGCGTCCGCCGTCGTGCAGCAGGAGGGCGACCCCCTCAGCGTCCAGATGGTGGCGCTGCCCCTCGCCGAGGCGGACCGCATCATCAGCCAGTACTTCGGGATCTACATCACGATCGCGCTCATCACGATCTTCGTCGCGGCGCTCCTCACGCGTGGTCTGGTCACGCTCACCTTCCGCCGGCTCGGGCAGGTGGAGCAGACCGCCATGTCCATCGCCGCCGGCGACTTCCGGCAGCGACTCACCGACCTGGAGCCGACCACCGAGGTCGGACGCCTGAACGCGGCCATCAACACGATGCTCGATCGCGTCGACCGCTCGCTGGCGCAGCGCGACCGGACCGTGCAGCACATGCGACGGTTCATCGGCGACGCGAGCCACGAGCTGCGGACGCCGCTCGTCAGCGTCCGCGGGTACGCCGAGCTCTACCGCATGGGTGCGATCAAGGGCGAGGAGGACACGGCGCGGGCCATGGAGCGCATCGAGAAGGAGGCCATTCGGATGGGCGTCCTCGTGGAGGACCTGCTCGCCCTGGCTCGTCTCGACGAGGAGCGGGAGCCGCAGATCGTTCCCCTCGACCTCCGTCCCATCGCCCGTGACGCCGCCCTGGACGTGCGGGCGGCCGCACCCGGGCGCATGATCTCCGTCATCGACCGGACGCTGGAGAACATGCCGACCGCCCCGATCCGTACGCCGGTCGTCCCGATCACACCGGAACCTGCGCCGAAGACGCGCCCCCGGGCCACCCTGTCGCGCCTGCGCCGTCGGCCGCGGCAGCCCGAGCAGCCGCCCGCGATCGACTTCAGCGAGGTGCCCGACATCCCCGTCCGGACGCCGCCGATCGTGCTCGGAGAAGAGAACAAGGTGCGGCAGGTCGTCACGAACCTGCTCGGCAACGCGCGCCGCTTCTCCCCCGAAGACAGCCCCATCGAGATCGTGGTGGACTCGGATCGCAGCGCCGGACGGGCGAGCATCTCGATCGTCGACCACGGCGAGGGTGTCCCACCGCAGATCCGCGAGCAGATCTTCGAGCGGTTCTGGCGCGCCGACACCTCGCGGGCCCGTGAGACCGGAGGCTCCGGTCTCGGCCTCGCCATCGTCGCGTCCATCCTCAAGGCGCTGAACGGCGATATCGCGGTGTCCGAGACCCCGGGCGGCGGAGCGACGTTCACGGTGACGCTTCCCCTCGCCCCGGCGCGGTCGACGCCGGAGCACCTGCTCGAGGACACGCAGCCGCTCGACCGGCTCGACCTGCCGTAG